In Labilithrix sp., the DNA window TCAGCAGGACGTCGTGGGCGGAGAAGGGCAACGAGGCGGTCGTCCTCGAGGTCCGCGGCGGCGGCGCGCGCGTCGGTCACCTCGTGCTCCATCAGGGCGCGGACGCGTTCGGCTACGGCATGCACGTCGGCGCGCTGAAGAAGGGCGACGCCCTCACGATCAAGGTCTCGAGCCTCAGCGCCCCGCGCGCCGCGCGCGGCGCCTGCATCTCGAACGCGAAGCTCGCCGCGCCGGCGCCGGACATGGCCGAGGGCGTCGCGCACGCGCCGATCCTGAAGTGGCCCGCGCAGAAGTCGTTCAACGATCTCCCCGTCCTCACCGGCTGGTCGCGCAAGGGCAAGAGCTACCAGCTGACGTACACGCACGAGGACGGCGGCACGGTGGAGCTCTGCGGCGGCGGCGCGCGCGGGATGCGCTCCGAGATCGCGCGCTGGGGCCGCGGCCTCGACATGGAAGGTGGCTGGTCCTACGGCGGCGCCGGCAAGTTCGGGCGCTGCACCGGCGGCGTGGCGCCTTCGCCCGGCGCGCCGCGCATGGAGTCGGAGCACCCTGTCCTCTATTACGGCGACGGTCACAACCGGCTCTTCGAGAGCCGCGGCGGCTACGGGCAGAAGTGCGGGACGTCGCGGGACAACAAGACGAACGGCGACCTCGACGGGTGGAACAAGAACAACCCCGGCAACGACGCCGCGAACGACGACCCGTTCACGATCGTGCTCCGTCCGATCCCGGTCGACGGCGACGCGATCGGCATGGCCGAGCTCGGCGGGCGGCGCGAAGGCCTCGTCGATACGTACGCGCCGTGGCTCTATCGCCTCGTCGACTCCGAGCTGAAGCGCGAGGGGCGCGTCGACGGCGCGCTCACGTTCTCGATGGAGCGCTACCTCTTCGCCGACGTCTACGCCGACGACGTCGGCGGCTCGGGCGACGAGACGTGCGGCCCGATCCCGTTCGTGCCCGGCGTCTCGCGCGTGACGGGCGGCTTCCGCCTGAACGTCGAGACGCGCGACGGCAAGGTCGCGCGGGGGCCGCAGATGACGGCGAGCTACTTCGCGGGCGGCAGCGGCGTGAAGCGGATCGCGATCCCGCTCCCCGAAGGCGTGGAGGCTGACGACATCGTGAAGGTCGTCTTCGACGCGTACGACGACGACGGCATCTACTTCCTCGCCCTCGGCGACGCGTTCATCCCGCGCGCCGACAAGTCGAACGGCGCCGTCCTCGACTACGTGAACAAGGGCCTGAAGCGCGCCGACGTCTACGTCGACGACGACCGCAGCGGCTGCGTCGACGGAAAGAACACGAAGAACGGCGTCGCCTACCCGTGCGCCGGCTCCGCCTTCACGCTGAAGCTCCGCGACTGAGCGCGAGCGGTCCGTAGACGTTCGCCGTCGTGCGTTCGCACCTCGATCCGCCGCTCGTCCTGCGAGACGAGGACGTACTGCTCGATTCGGTGAGCGGAGTGAGCACGCGACCGTTGAAGCGCGACATGAGTCGGCTGTGCTCCGGCGAGCTACCGCCCATCGCGTAGACGACGCCGTCGACCCACTCGTGGTTCTGCTCGCGCGTCTCCTCCGCGCGCAAGAGCTCGTCGTAGGGAACGAAGTCTGGCGTCGCGCGGTCGCCCATGCGCGATCACTCGTAGGCGGCGATGCCGGTGACGTCCTGGCCGAGGATGAGGGTGTGGATGTCGTGCGTGCCCTCGTAGGTGTAGACCGTCTCGAGGTTGCAGAGGTGGCGCATGACCGGGTACTCGAGCGTGATGCCGTTGCCGCCGAGGATGTCGCGGCAGACGCGCGCGCACTCGAGCGCCATCCGCACGTTGTTGCGCTTGATCATCGAGACGTGCTGCGGGCGGAGGGTCTTCTCCTCCTTGTGCTTCGAGACCTCGAGCGCCATGAGCTGCGCGGCCGTGATCTGCGTGAGCATCTCCGCGAACTTCGCCTGCACGAGCTGGTGGCTCGCGATCGGCTTGCCTGCGAACTGCACGCGGTTCTTGGCGTAGTCGAGCGCGCTGTCGAAGCACGCGATCGCGGCGCCGATGACGCCCCACGCGATGCCGTAGCGCGCCTGGGTGAGGCACGAGAGGGGGCCCTTCATCCCCTTCACGTTCGGGAGGATCGCGTCCTTCGGGATGCGGCAGTCCTCCATGATGAGCTCGCTCGTCACGCTCGCGCGCAGCGACGCCTTCTTGTGGATCAGCTGCGCCTCGAAGCCCTTCGCCTCGGTCGGGACGATGAAGCCGTGGACGACGCCGTCCTGCCCGCCGACCTTCGCCCAGACGATCGCGATTTGCGCGAGGTTCCCGTTCGTGATCCAGCGCTTCGTGCCGTTCAGGACCCACGAGTCGCCGTCGTCGACCGCGGTCGTGCGCATGCCGGCCGGGTTCGAGCCCGCGTCCGGCTCGGTGAGGCCGAAGCAGCCGATGATCTCGCCCTTCGCCATCTTCGGCAGGTAGCGCTCCTTCTGCGCCTCCGAGCCGTAGGAGTGGATCGGGTACATCGCGAGCGAGCCCTGCACGCTCGCGAACGAGCGGATGCCGGAGTCGCCGCGCTCGAGCTCCTGCATCGCGACGCCGTAGCCCGCCTGCGAGAGGCCGGCGCAGCCGTACCCTTGCAGGTTGCACCCGAGGAGGCCGAGCCCCGCGATCTCGGGGATGAGCTCCATCGGGAAGGTCCCCTTCTCGTAGTGCTCCGAGATGGTGGGGAGGATCTTCGCGTCGACGAAGGCGCGGACCGACTTCTGGATCGAGCGTTCTTCGTCGGTGAGATGGCGGGCGATGTTGAAGAAGTCCGGCATGACGCCGCCCCACGTAGCACGGCGCCCGCCGCGTGCCGACTCGATTTGGAATAAGCTGAAAACCTTGAGCTTCAAGTCTCGCTTCCCCCTCGGCGCCGCGCTCGTCCTCATGCCGCTCGCGTGCACGCTCGCGTACCCGCTCGGCGGCTACGACGACGGAGCGCAAGCGGCCGCCGACGCTGGTCTCGACGCGAACGCGATCGAGGACGGCGGCGAGGCCGCGCCGCCCGACGGCGACGCCGCCGCGACGGAGAACGATCCCGATCCTTCGCCGATGCTCGCGTACGCGAGCGGCGCCGCGATCCGCTATCGCCGCTGGAACGCCGCGACGAGCTCGTGGAGCGCGCCCGCCGACGGACCCGCGATCGCGAGCGGCCGCGACGTGCGCGGCGTCGCGCTGAAGCGGTCGACCGTCAACGGCCGCCGCACGCTCGCGGTGTACACGGTGGCCGGCGGCGTCTCCGACGCGGAGCTCGCGGTGTACGACTGGATCGGCGGCTCGTTCCGCGAGGCGTTCCGGGCGCGCGACTTCGGCGCGCGCCCGGAGTGGCGCACGTTCGATCTCGCCTGCGACGGCAAGAGCGGCAACACGTATGTCGTCTACAGCAACGCGACGACGGGGAGCCCGCGCCTCCGCTCGCGCGACGATCGCGGATGGACGGAAGAGCGCGGCGCGTTCGCCGACTCGATCGGCGAGACGCTCACGTTCACCGAGCTCGTCACGCGGCCCGGCACCGACGACATGACGCTCCTCTACGTCGACGGCTCCCGCCACTTCGCCGCGGCGCGCCTCGCCGGGAACGGCTTCGAGCCGCCGGCGCGCCTCGCGGGCACCATCAGCGTGACGGAGCACAAGGCGTTCGCCGGCGCGTACGAGAGCAAGAGCGGCGACCTCTTCGTGACGTGGGCGGCCGAAGGCACGTTCAACTGGAACACGGTCCCTCCCGGCGCGGCGGCGATCCCTCCCGCCATGTCGGAGCCTCACCCCGACGTCTCCCAGACCGGCGTGATGGCGGTGGCGGCGGATCCGTCGAGCGATCGGATCGCGCTCGCGCTCCTCGAGTCCGTGTGCGGGATGAAAGACTGCGACGACTGGAGCCTCGACATGTGGAACGGCGCCGGGCTCGACGGGCTGGCCACGCTCGACGGGGACATCACGCAGTCGTACGCGGGGCTCGAGGCCAACGCGCCGATCGCGGTGGGCTGGGCCGGCGGCCAGGCCGTCGCGGTCTACTTCCGCGACGCGGACGGCTTCCGCTGGGGCCGCTGGCGCGACGGCAAGTGGGTCCTCCAGCCGCCGTTCGTACCGCGCGACCCGATCGGCCCGAAGGCGAGCTTCGTCACGTTCCGCTCCGGGAGCGACCTCGTGCTCCTGATCGAGGAGCTCTCCGGGAAGCTCTGGGCGAAGCGCTTCGACGGCACGAGCTGGAGCGACACCGAGGGCGCTGGCCCGCTCGCGGAGGGCCTCCCCAACCCCGACGACTTCAACGGGATCACGTTCGCGATCGACGCGCCGTGACGAGCGCGCCGCCGACCGTTGTTGCAACCGCGGCGCTTGGAAAGTAGCCTCGCTCGCGTCGTGCGCATCGGCTTCGGCGCCACGTTTGCCTTCATTGCTATCTGCGCGCTCGGCGTGACGGCGACGCGAACGGCCGCCGCGGGCGACATGGACCCGACGCCGGAGCGGCTCGTCATCCAGCCGCCCGGCCTGCCGCCGGGACAGACCTGCCAGTCGATCGCGGCGACGCCGAACGTCGCGGTCGCGGCCGGCCTCCGCCCGCAGGACTTCGCGTGCCGCCCCAACCAGGCCGCGTTCACGAACTTCGTCTCCGAGCTCGGGTTCGCGCTCGCGCCGTCCGCCTTCTATCCCGCGCGGACGACCGGCATCGGCGGCTTCCAGGTCTCGATCGAGGCGAGCTACACCGGCATCTCCGCCGATCGCGCGGTCGAGGTGTCGCGCGGCAACTACCAGCAGTACTGGCGCCTCGGCACGCGCGGCACGCAGGACCCGAGCTCGCGCCAGTTCTCCGTCGCGAACAGCTCGCCCGACGGCATCATCCAGGTCTACGCCCTCAAGGCGCGGAAGGGCCTCCCGCTCGGCTTCGAGCTCGCCGCGTCGATCGGCACGATCTCGAACACCTCGATGTGGATCGGCGGCGGCGACGTCCGCTGGTCGGTCTTCGAAGGGTTCCGCACCGGCCCGCTCGGCTACCTCCCCGACGTCTCCGTCGGCGGCGGCCTCCGCACCGTCACCGGCACCTCGCGCTTCTACCTCACCACCGTCGGCATCGACGCGCGCATCTCGAAGCCGATCTCGCTCCAGGACTCGTCCCAGATCATCCCGTCGATCGGCTTCCAGCGCCTCATCATCTTCGGCAACTCGAACGTGCTCGACGCGACGCCCAACGTCGACGCCGTCGCGCAGTGCGGTCACCAGGGCCTCGAGGAGACGACCGGGCAGCCGATCTGCCGGAACAAGCTCGCGAACGGGAACGACAACAACGGCGACTACGCCAACAACTTCACGTTCAACGAGGTCCGCATCCACCGCAACCGCGGCATGCTCGCCCTCAACTACCGGTTCGAGATGTTGTGGCTCGGCTCGCAGGTCGCGTTCGACCTCAGCGATCCGAAGGACGAGAACCCCGGCGTGGTGGGGAAGCGGCAGTGGACGCTCTCGCTCGAGGCCGGCGTCCACTTCTGATCGCGGGGGCGGCGCTCTTCGTGGTGGCCTGCTTCGGCCGCGAAGGAAGCGGCCCCGCGGTCGGTGTGAGCGACAAACCGAGCGGCGGGCGCACGACCGCCGACGGCGGCGCGCCCGGCCCCGTCGACGGCGCGGCGTCGCTCCCCGCCTCGTACCGCGCGACGTTCGCGAAGGTGAACAAGGCGCGCTTCGTCTCGACCGGCCACGCGTCGGGTCGCTGGGAGGTCGACGTCTGGGCGAACGAGCTCGCGCAGAAGGCGCTCGCGGCGCGATCGCGCGAGGTCCCGGTCGGCGCGATCGTCGTACAGGAGCACTTCGAGCGCTCCTCGCCCGAGCGGACGCCGGGCCCGGTGATGGTGATGGAGAAGCGCGCGCCCGGCTTCGCGAAGGAGCACGGCGACTGGCGCTGGGCCGTCGTCGGCTCGCAAGGTCAGCTCGTGCAGGACGGCGTGATCGAGTCGTGCGCCGGCTGCCACGACGACGCGCCGATGGACGGGCTCTTCCCGATCGTCGAGTGAGTCGAGCGCGTCAGGAGAGCGCGAGCGCGATGACGGCGGCGAGGACGAGGAACGCGAAGACGATCGTCGCGACGGTCGCGCCGACGTACGAGGTGCCGAGCGCCTTGTTCGCGCGCTCGCCTTCGAGGCGGTAGCAGCCGCGGAGGAAGGCCTTCGTCGCGCGGGTCGGGAGGCCGGAGAGCGAGCCCGCGAGATCGAGCGCGGGGCGGATCCCCTCCTTGATCGCGACGACGATCGCGCCGATCGGACCCATCACGAGGTCCCACCCGCAGGCGTAGAGGCCGAAGCGGAGCGCGCGCGAACGAGCGACGCGCGCGCCGCCGTTCCTGCGCGCGCCGAGGTCGATCGAGAGGCCGTGCGCGGCGTGCGCGACGACGAGCATGCCCGCGAACGCGGGGAGCCCGAGCACGAGGGCGCGGAGCGCGATCGATCGCGCGGAGGGATCGAAGGCGACGTGGTGCAGCCAGCTCGGCGCGACGACGGCGGCGACGCCGACGAACGCGAGGAACGCCGCCGTCGACGCGAGCAGCTCGCACGTCGCGGCGAAGCGCAGCGCGGGGGCGATCGGTCCGTCGGGGAGCAGCTCGAAGAACGCCTCCGCGTCGCGCGTGCTCGAGCGCGCGGTGGACCACAGGCGCGAGAGCGTCGGCGCGTGCGGGCGCTCCCACGCGATGATCGACACGATGCCGGAGCGGGAGAGAGCGCTCTCCTCGCACCCCGCGCAGTCGGCGTCACCGCAGAGCGCGCAGACGACGGCGGCGGGGACGTCGACGAGATCGCCGGACGCGTCGCGATCGAGCCGCTCTTCGAGCGACTCCTCGAGCTCGGGATTCCTTCGACGCGCCGCTGCCATGTTCCCCGACGCTCAGCATGCCTCCATCGGCGCGGGGACGCCACGCTCACAGGTCCCACATGCCGCGCGCTAATGCAGCTGCTGCCCCGCCGACGATCCCTTCGTGACCTTGATGTCGCGGACGGAGCCGCCGAGGCGGAAGGAGAGGAGGACGCAGGCGAGGGACACCGCGAGCGTCGCCCAGAGCGGCCAGTCCCATGTAAAGCGCACGGGCATGTGACGCGCGCCGTGCGGAGGCCTCGCGAGGAGCACCGCGACCGAGACCGCGGGAAATGCGCTGAGAAACGCCGCCGCGACGCGCGCCCCCCGCATCTGGAAGATCGAGCGGCGGCTCAGCACCGTCGGCACGAGGACACACCAGGCCGCACAGCAGCCCCAGAGCCATCCGATGTTCTTCGCGAGCACGAAGCCGGAGCGGCCCTCGATCACGGGGAGCGTGAGCTGGACCCACGGCAAGAAGAAGAGGACGAGCCCGACGAGGCCGAGCGCCGCGAGCGGCGCCTTCCCTCGACCGAGATAGGTGAGCGGCATCCGCTCCATCTCCGGCGCGGTGGGGACGCCGGCCTCGTCGTGGAGCGCGTCGTGCGAGGGCGGCAGCTTGTGGAGCTGCGCGAGCGGCATCTGGCAGACGGGGCACGCGGTGGCCTCGCCCTCCTCGTACATCTCACGGCAAAAAGGGCAGGCGAGGAGTCCCACCCGACGAGAATAGCGGACGGCGGAGAGCATCGACCCTCGAGCGACAGCGCACCTGCCGCGGGGTTCCCGCCCGCGACCGCAGGCGTGGTAACGATCGGACATGGCTCGGCCGACGAAGCTCGACGCGGTGGTGGTGGACTCGTGGCTCGGCGCGCACCCCGGGTGGGCGCGTGAGCGTGACGGGCTCGCGCGCACGTACTCCTTCCCCGACTTCTCGGCGGCGCTCGGCTTCGTCGTGCGCGTCGGGCTCGTCGCGGAGAAGCGCGATCACCACCCCGACGTCACGCTCTCGTGGGGCAAGGCGAGCGTCTTCTGGACGACGCACGACGCGGGCGGGATCTCGCAGCTCGATCTCGATCTCGCCGCCGCGAGCGACAGCCTCGCCGGATGACGGCGCGCGACGACGAGCTCGCTCTCGCGCGCGCCCGCCTCCGCGCGCGCCTCGAGGCGATCGTCGGCGCGGGGCCGATGCCGCGCTTCGAGGAGGCACTCACCCATCGCTCGCACGCGAACGAGACGAAGCCGCCCGAGAACGAGGCGAAGCTCCCCGACAACCAGCGCCTCGAGTTCCTCGGCGACGCGGTCCTCGATCTGTGCGTGAGCGAGATGCTCATGAACGCGCATCCGGCCGCGGACGAAGGCGCGCTCACGCGGATGTGGAGCGCGCTCGTCAGCGCGGAGCCGCTCGCGCTGTGGGCGCGCGCGGAGGACGTCGGCGACGCGATCGCGTTCGGCAAAGGCGCGCGGAGCGAGCGCGAACGCACCAACGTGCTCGCCGACGCGGTCGAGGCGCTCATCGCGTGCGTGTACGAGGCGCACGGGCTCGACGGCGCGCGCAAGCTCGTCGCCGAGGTCGTGCGAGGATCGCTTCAAGAGGCAGCGACGCTCTCGAGCCGCGATCCGAAGAGCCGCCTGCAAGAGGAGCTGCAGGCGCGGGGCCTGCCGCCGCCGACGTACCGCGTCATCGCCACGCTCGGACCGCCCGAGCCGAGCTTCGAGGTCGAGGTCGTCGTCGAAGGCGCCGTCGCCGGCACTGGCAGCGGACGCTCGAAGCGCGCGGCGGAGCAGGCGGCGGCGGCGGCGGCGCTGGCGGGCCGCGTCACCGATGACGCGGCGCAGGGCGCCGAGCGCTCCCTCTCCGGCCGCGACTGACGCACCCTCGCGCCGGAATTGTTTGGCTTTTACATGTTTGGCGCCTGGCCTGCGGCGTGCGAGCCTAGCCAGCATGCGTCTTCAAAGCCTCCTCTTCGCTCCTGCCGTCGTCATCGCGCTCCTCGCCGCGTGCACGGTCAACAACACCAGCGACGGTCCGTCGGGCTCCGATCCCTGCAGCACGCTCGCGCGCAAGTGCCCCTTCTGCACCGAGGCCAACCTCAAGCAGACCTGCGAGGCCGCGGTGAAGACGAGCGACTCCGCCTCCTGTCAGAACGGCCTCGACGATCGCGACATCCAAGCGAGCTGCGTCGAGTCGTCGTCCAGCTCGTCGTCGACCTCGTCGACGAGCAGCTCGGGCGGGGCGTCGTCCAGCTCGTCGTCGACCTCCGGCGGCGGCGGCTCGACGTGCAACGGAGGCGCGTGCGTCTGCGTCGGCGTCAACGCGTGCGATCTCGCGTGCGACGGCTCGGGCTGCGCCTTCGAGTGCAAGGGGCCCGGCGGCTGCAAGCTCTCGTGCCCGGGCGGCAACTGCAGCGCGCGCAACACCGGCGCGGGCTCGCTCACCCTCGAGTGCGCCGGCGGCGCGTGCGCGGTGACGTCCGAGTCGTCGGGCAGCTCGACGGTGTCATGCGGCGGCAAGGGCAACTGCACGTGCACGAAGATGGGCCCCGCCCTCTGCACCAGCAACCCCTGACCGGATCGGTCAGCGCTTCGTCGCGGAGGGGATCACGCGCGGCGCGAGACCGGCGTCGAACGGCGGCAGCTCGATCGTCTTGAGCGGCTCCGGGTCGTAGCCGGTCACCTTCGCCTTCCGCAGCTCCTCGATGTGCTTCTTCTCGAGCGCCTCGGTGCGCTCGCGGTAGATCGTGGTCCGGATCTGGGCGGTCGCGTCTTCGAGCGAGCGCTTCGTCGCCGCGACGGTCGTGCGCCGCCACACGACCGCCCAGCTCGGGCCCTCCGGGATCGGCTCCGGCGCGAGCTCGCCGTCCTTCACGTTCGCGACCGCCTTCACGAGCCCGGGGTCGACCCTCACCCCGGCTTCGTTGCTCTGCCCATCGGGCGCGACGAAGCCGAGGTTGCCGCCGCGGAACGCGGTCGCCTTGTCGACGCTGTGATCGCGCGCGAGGTCGTTGTACTTCGGGATCGTGAGGTCCTTCTTCGCGGCGGCGAGGACGGTGGTCGCCTCCTCTCTCGTCTTGCAGAGGATGCGCCAGAGGTTCACGCGCTCCGGCTGCTCGAAGCGCGTCCGGTTGTCGTCGTAGAACTTCTGCACGTCGGCGAGGGGGATCGCCTCCGGCGACTTCAGGTCCTTCCGCAGCGCGCGGAGCGTGGCCGTGCTCAGCGTGCGCTCCCGCACCTGCTTGGTCGGGTACTTTTCGGCGAGCCCCCGCTTCTCGGCGCCGGCGACGAGGAGGAGCTCGCGCCCGATGACCTGATCGACGTAGGCCTTCACGAGCTCCTCGCGCGTCGCGCCGTACTCCTTCACCTGGAAGGAGGGGAGCTCGGCGATCCGATCTTCGATCTCGCCCACCGACGCGGAGAAGCTCCCCGCCTCGAGCGCGATCTTCGCGCGGCGGGCGGCGTCGTCGTCCGCGAGCGCGGCGCTGCCGGCGAGGAGGACGAAGGCGGCCGCGCGCGCCTTCATGGACGCGGCCGCCGCGGGGCGGGCTTCTTCCCGAGGGACGCCGGCGCGGTCGTACCGTCGTCGAGCACCCCCGCGTCGCGCAGCACGTCCTCGTCGATGCCGACGAAGCGGTAGACCTCGGGCCGGAAGTTGTAGGCCTTGTGGAGGCGCTCCACGACGCCGACGATCGACTCCGACGGCACCGCGTTCTTCTTCACCTTCGCGACCTTGCGGATCGATCCGAGCGGCTCGCCGAGGTCCATCAGCTCCTGCACGCGCTGGAGCACGTCGAGCGGCTTGAGCTCGCGCGTCCCCCGCGCCTTGCCCACCTCGAGCTCCTTCAAGAGCCGCTGCCGCCGCTTCTCGGTGCGGCCGTCGAGCTTGCTCGACGCGGAGCCGCTGCCGCCGAGGATGTCGTTGAAGACGCGGGCGACGCGGCGCTTCTCGATCGCCTCCGGCGAGCCGCGGCGGTTCGGCGCCTCCTCCGCCTTGTCGCGCTCTTTCGCGGTTCTCCCGCCCGCGGCAGTGCGAGGTTTCGCGCCCATCGCCCCCGACGGTACGAGCCTCAAACGAGCGTGTCAACGCGTGTTTCTTCGGCGTAACAAACGCACAATCAAAGCGAGCAACGCGCCTCGAGGACGGTGACCGCGAAGACGACCGCCGCGATGAGCACGAGCGGCCACGCGCGGCGGAAGAAATCGCGGAGGCTCGATCCGAAGCCGGCGAGCTCGCGGCGCGCCGCCTCGCGCTTGCCGACGACGCGCACCGCCTCCGCCGCGATCTCGGCGCGCTCCTCTTCATCCATCGGATCGTCGCCGCGCAGGAAGTAGACGTGGTGCTCGAGCTCGTGCTCGATCGTCTCGCGGAGCTCGTCCTCCCAGTCGAAGTCGGGCTCGTCGCGATGGGCGGCCTGGAAGGTGCGGTAGTAGACCGTGATCGTGCCCGGCCGCGCCGGCACCGGCGCGTCCTTCGGCGGCGGCGGGACGTAGCTGCCGAGGAGCGGGACGCCGCCGTCGTCGACCGCGGGCGTGCCGTCCTCGACGATGAGCTCCGGCGGCTCCGGCACCTCGGCGAGGAGCGGCTCCGCGATCGCGTGCGCGAGATCGACGAAGTCCTCGAGCGGCGCGAGCGGCGTCCTGGACTCGCCCGACTTGCCCGACTCGCTCGACGACGCGCCGCCCTCGCGGATCAGGCCGCGCTCGAACTCGCGCTCGTACGGCGCGTCGACCGTGTTGCGCGCCTTGCACTTCGGGCAGAACACCTCCGCCGCGAGGCGCGGGACGTACCACGCGTCGAGCCACGCGTCGGTGATCTCCTCGAAGGTCGCGTCGTCGCAGCTCGCCAGCGTCTCCGCCGAGATCCCGCGGAGGCCCATCGCCTTAACGACGCCGTCGTCGATGTCGAAGCGGCGCCGCGCGAGCGCCTTCCAGAGCGGGATCGCCTCGCGCACCGTGCGCGGCTCGAAGCGCTCGTCGGGGACGAGGCGATCGAGCTCGGGATCGCTCACCTCGCCG includes these proteins:
- a CDS encoding acyl-CoA dehydrogenase family protein encodes the protein MPDFFNIARHLTDEERSIQKSVRAFVDAKILPTISEHYEKGTFPMELIPEIAGLGLLGCNLQGYGCAGLSQAGYGVAMQELERGDSGIRSFASVQGSLAMYPIHSYGSEAQKERYLPKMAKGEIIGCFGLTEPDAGSNPAGMRTTAVDDGDSWVLNGTKRWITNGNLAQIAIVWAKVGGQDGVVHGFIVPTEAKGFEAQLIHKKASLRASVTSELIMEDCRIPKDAILPNVKGMKGPLSCLTQARYGIAWGVIGAAIACFDSALDYAKNRVQFAGKPIASHQLVQAKFAEMLTQITAAQLMALEVSKHKEEKTLRPQHVSMIKRNNVRMALECARVCRDILGGNGITLEYPVMRHLCNLETVYTYEGTHDIHTLILGQDVTGIAAYE
- a CDS encoding cytochrome P460 family protein produces the protein MSDKPSGGRTTADGGAPGPVDGAASLPASYRATFAKVNKARFVSTGHASGRWEVDVWANELAQKALAARSREVPVGAIVVQEHFERSSPERTPGPVMVMEKRAPGFAKEHGDWRWAVVGSQGQLVQDGVIESCAGCHDDAPMDGLFPIVE
- a CDS encoding 4a-hydroxytetrahydrobiopterin dehydratase; the encoded protein is MARPTKLDAVVVDSWLGAHPGWARERDGLARTYSFPDFSAALGFVVRVGLVAEKRDHHPDVTLSWGKASVFWTTHDAGGISQLDLDLAAASDSLAG
- the rnc gene encoding ribonuclease III — translated: MTARDDELALARARLRARLEAIVGAGPMPRFEEALTHRSHANETKPPENEAKLPDNQRLEFLGDAVLDLCVSEMLMNAHPAADEGALTRMWSALVSAEPLALWARAEDVGDAIAFGKGARSERERTNVLADAVEALIACVYEAHGLDGARKLVAEVVRGSLQEAATLSSRDPKSRLQEELQARGLPPPTYRVIATLGPPEPSFEVEVVVEGAVAGTGSGRSKRAAEQAAAAAALAGRVTDDAAQGAERSLSGRD
- a CDS encoding peptidyl-prolyl cis-trans isomerase, translating into MKARAAAFVLLAGSAALADDDAARRAKIALEAGSFSASVGEIEDRIAELPSFQVKEYGATREELVKAYVDQVIGRELLLVAGAEKRGLAEKYPTKQVRERTLSTATLRALRKDLKSPEAIPLADVQKFYDDNRTRFEQPERVNLWRILCKTREEATTVLAAAKKDLTIPKYNDLARDHSVDKATAFRGGNLGFVAPDGQSNEAGVRVDPGLVKAVANVKDGELAPEPIPEGPSWAVVWRRTTVAATKRSLEDATAQIRTTIYRERTEALEKKHIEELRKAKVTGYDPEPLKTIELPPFDAGLAPRVIPSATKR
- a CDS encoding metallopeptidase family protein, with the protein product MKLTLPSGKRVELTLEAPKPQRRDILFAEGLGLTIAPGNVRDLSLADFHVVRAVATKKGLLPEEEIEIECLNCAEPIAVKPCALLETGPWEDGEVSDPELDRLVPDERFEPRTVREAIPLWKALARRRFDIDDGVVKAMGLRGISAETLASCDDATFEEITDAWLDAWYVPRLAAEVFCPKCKARNTVDAPYEREFERGLIREGGASSSESGKSGESRTPLAPLEDFVDLAHAIAEPLLAEVPEPPELIVEDGTPAVDDGGVPLLGSYVPPPPKDAPVPARPGTITVYYRTFQAAHRDEPDFDWEDELRETIEHELEHHVYFLRGDDPMDEEERAEIAAEAVRVVGKREAARRELAGFGSSLRDFFRRAWPLVLIAAVVFAVTVLEARCSL